Proteins from one Salvelinus alpinus chromosome 34, SLU_Salpinus.1, whole genome shotgun sequence genomic window:
- the tulp4b gene encoding tubby-related protein 4 isoform X3, translated as MSRNCEPGHSVRMLAAVEHGPILCSDSNILCLSWKGRVPKSEKDKPVCQRRYYEEGWLATGNGRGVVGVTFTSSHCRRDRNTPQRINFNLRGHNSEVVLVRWNEPFQKLATCDMEGGIFVWIQYEGRWSVELVNDRGAQVSDFTWSHDGSQALIAYRDGFVLVGSVSGQRHWSSEINLESQITCGIWTPDDQQVLFGTADGQVIVMDCHGRMIAHVLLHESDGIVGMSWNCPCFLVEDSTESDTDSDDNNTPQVRNLKPVLTVSFISGDISLMNNYDDLAPTVIRSGLKDVEVQWCSQGDLLAVAGMERHGVPGVPSGSIMRNALVKFYNVQGEHIYTLETPAQRPITTICWGHRDSRLFLACGPALYVVRVEHRVASLQLLCQQGIASALREERDVGKLNMPSLLCSYVTTAFIPTIKPPIPDPNNIRDFVSYPTAGNERLHCTMKRAEDNPEAGGPCYTLYLEHLGGLVPILKGRRISKLRPEFIIMDPKTDSKADEVCVNAMISYMTDSCNCSDSSDIELSDEWVGKKSPKLSRGNRSPKHSRRRRNIESRKSPKTSRTSQEGLRSPRLPTKKPLIRSPSLTRREMSMDGISEHNYLAQVTSNIWGTKFKIVGLASFLPANLGAVIYKTSLLHLQPRQMTIYLPEVRRISLDFMSLPVFNPNVFSEDEDDLPVTGPSGVTGDNPPCTVNIPIAPIHSPAQAMSPTQSIGLVQSLLANQNIQLDVLTNPTATASAAAAAAAAAAAAAAAASASVLGSDHGQDAVAVHYSGTLGRYSNPGQVIFNGLEMGPLLAGTLPPPPPPHNLPQQPHQQRPQSQQTHQQQQSKQPQQIQTQQQQQQQQQQQQQQQQQQRMQHQQLQHQQPQIPQHHQHLQQLHIQQIQQQQQQQTQQHQALQQQYQQQQAALQQQQQQIQQQHQHLQQQQIAQQHQQMQLQHEQMHQQQQQMQQQQQQIRQQIIEMRQQQQQLQQQHQQIQQQHQQMQRQHQQMQQQLKLQITLPPPPTGYPTISLQQFQVPHPSPELGPERGQQGHTQSHTLGRPSLPRSRPPSFIDVDSLRSRPPSFLEADTSRSRPPSFIDIDTIRTRPPSFIDVDTGTLRSRPPSFLDADSSRSRTLSFIDTDTLRSRPPSFLDAETSLEIQMRKVNAPPPYPGTVVSAATATTSTAPQTLITNCDNPNILVTADPCLKKDEFSLHPVGLQYQMGYERITTFDSSGNVEEVCRPRRRLIRNQNAYAVQGMGGSATLKVTSSSDSKKVHLPYSSATLSRLSVPRYSIPSGDPPPYPDPANQVNINTTTLPPPQRMDSSHMIHATLRRDRRDGESRLKVSQMVDASRTLPSKSKINSAALALSYQQRVPTALYTCTQCSSNSSSTSVSVSGGGSSSSGIAGGTVVRQDFPPGKGAHHSTIIVHSKSTSPLASQSSYNLLSPVDNSRDRTVYVNSAFTEDEALSQQCRHLTLGEVSLTLKRPPPYQWDPNTAEEFWIPQEQTIVAPPPPPTHKPPPPLIFSNAQHLDMTRLPFLLSTKPPSSPSTVTFPLGYQMSLSPFPPGGGQGGPPLQSMQSPPPPCPPNEVVAPVPQFTQQDPNLVLPPGYPPNLANLACCPLPPMYPGASSCAGLQLQPVSLHPWNPYSLPMQDPSGSATLPSKSHQLLEKPVLSPSPPTVPPPPPPSLPPPPPPTMLPKPKSPTEELTESASSFQEPSSLNESPVPDRQGTDRFSKKSRKRLDSRAEEANMTTVSEGKSKKEGRALSDFNSLISSPRLGGREKKKPKGQREQLNKTKKLNRTSTTNEFQDSSESEPELFISGDELMNQSQSSKKGWKSKRSLRMASELEEIKCRKANEREDRGLGSQGFVYVMANKQPLWNEATQVYQLDFGGRVTQESAKNFQIELDGRQIFPPVFLQVMQFGRIDGNAYILDFQYPFSAVQAFAVALANVTQRLK; from the exons ATGTCCAGGAACTGTGAG CCTGGTCACTCAGTAAGGATGTTAGCTGCTGTGGAACATGGTCCCATCCTCTGCAGCGACTCCAACATCCTCTGCCTCTCCTGGAAGGGCCGGGTCCCCAAGAGCGAGAAGGACAAACCGGTGTGCCAGCGGCGCTACTATGAGGAGGGCTGGTTGGCCACTGGGAACGGGAGAGGGGTGGTGGGCGTAACGTTCACATCCAGCCACTGCAGGAGAGACAGGAACACCCCTCAGAGAATCAACTTCAACCTGCGAGGACACAACAGTGAG GTAGTGCTGGTCCGTTGGAATGAGCCCTTTCAGAAGCTGGCCACGTGTGACATGGAGGGAGGCATCTTTGTTTGGATTCAATATGAGGGACGGTGGTCTGTGGAGTTAGTGAATGACCGCGGTGCCCAG GTGAGTGACTTCACATGGTCTCATGATGGCAGCCAGGCCCTGATCGCCTACCGGGATGGTTTTGTCCTGGTGGGGTCAGTCAGCGGACAGAGACACTGGTCCTCAGAGATTAACCTGGAGAGCCAGATCACCTGTGGCATCTGGACACCTGATGACCAACAA GTGTTGTTTGGTACGGCTGATGGTCAGGTGATAGTGATGGACTGCCATGGTCGTATGATCGCCCACGTCCTCCTGCATGAGTCAGACGGCATCGTCGGCATgtcctggaactgtccctgtttCCTGGTGGAGGACAGCACAGAGAGCGACACCGACTCTGATGACAATAACACACCTCAAG TACGTAACCTGAAGCCCGTTCTGACAGTCAGCTTCATATCAGGAGACATCAGTTTGATGAACAACTACGATGACCTCGCTCCTACCGTCATCCGCTCAGGACTCAAAG ATGTGGAGGTACAGTGGTGTTCGCAGGGGGACCTCCTGGCAGTAGCTGGGATGGAGAGACATGGTGTCCCTGGAGTCCCCTCTGGCTCTATCATGAGGAACGCCCTGGTCAAGTTCTACAACGTCCAAGGAGAACATATCTACACATTAGAAACACCTGCCCAG CGCCCCATCACCACCATCTGCTGGGGCCATAGAGACTCTCGTCTGTTTCTGGCATGTGGCCCGGCGCTGTATGTGGTGCGAGTGGAGCACCGGGTGGCCAGCCTGCAGCTGCTGTGCCAACAGGGCATCGCCAGCGccctgagggaggagagggacgtGGGCAAACTCAACATGCCTTCCTTACTCTGCTCCTATGTCACCACCGCCTTCATACCCACCATCAAG CCTCCCATTCCTGATCCCAACAACATCCGGGACTTTGTCAGCTACCCCACGGCTGGCAACGAAAGGTTGCACTGCACCATGAAGCGAGCGGAGGACAACCCAGAGGCAGGGGGACCCTGTTACACCCTATACCTGGAACACCTAGGGGGGCTGGTGCCTATCCTCAAAGGCAGACGCATCAGCAAGCTACGCCCAGAGTTCATCATCATGGACCCCAAAACAGACAGCAAAGCAG aCGAGGTGTGTGTGAATGCTATGATCTCCTACATGACTGACAGCTGTAACTGTTCCGACTCCAGCGACATTGAGTTGAGTGATGAGTGGGTCGGGAAGAAGTCGCCTAAACTATCCAGAGGAAACAGGTCTCCCAAGCATTCCAGG CGTAGAAGGAACATTGAATCAAGAAAATCTCCCAAGACGTCTAGGACTAGTCAGGAAGGGCTTCGATCACCAAGGTTACCAACGAAGAAGCCTCTGATTCGTTCTCCCAGTCTGACACGTCGAGAGATGTCCATGGATGGAATCTCTGAG CATAATTACCTGGCTCAAGTCACGTCCAATATTTGGGGGACTAAGTTCAAAATTGTGGGACTTGCTTCTTTCTTACCTGCTAATCTGGGTGCAG TTATCTATAAGACCAGTTTGCTCCATCTACAACCAAGGCAGATGACAATCTACCTTCCAGAGGTGCGGAGAATATCACTTGACTTCATGAGCCTGCCGGTCTTTAACCCCAACGTCTTCAGTGAGGATGAGGATGACTTGCCAG TAACGGGACCATCTGGAGTGACAGGTGACAACCCTCCATGTACGGTCAACATCCCCATCGCGCCCATCCACAGCCCCGCCCAGGCCATGTCCCCCACTCAGAGCATTGGTCTGGTCCAGTCCCTGCTGGCCAATCAGAACATTCAGCTGGATGTCCTGACCAATCCCACAGCTACGgcttcagcagcagcagcagcagcagcagcagcagcagcagcagcagcagcagcctcagCCTCTGTTCTGGGGTCTGATCATGGTCAGGATGCTGTGGCAGTACATTACAGTGGGACTCTAGGAAGGTACTCCAACCCAGGACAGGTGATATTTAATGGGCTAGAGATGGGTCCCCTCCTGGCTGGAACGTTACCTCCACCTCCGCCTCCACATAACCTCCCTCAACAACCTCACCAACAACGTCCTCAGTCACAACAGACGCACCAACAACAGCAGTCCAAACAACCACAGCAGATACAAAcgcaacagcaacagcagcagcagcagcagcagcagcagcagcagcagcaacaacagagGATGCAACATCAACAACTACAGCACCAACAACCACAGATTCCACAACATCATCAACACCTACAACAGCTTCACATACAGCAGatccaacagcagcagcagcaacagactCAGCAGCACCAAGCACTGCAACAACAGTACCAACAACAACAGGCGGCActgcaacagcaacaacagcagatCCAACAGCAGCACCAACACTTGCAACAGCAGCAAATCGCTCAGCAGCACCAACAGATGCAACTGCAGCACGAGCAAATGCATCAGCAGCAGCAACAaatgcagcaacaacaacagcagatcCGACAGCAGATTATAGAGATgaggcagcaacagcagcagttgcagcagcagcatcagcagaTACAACAGCAACACCAACAGATGCAGAGGCAGCACCAACAAATGCAGCAGCAACTGAAGCTGCAGATCACCTTGCCCCCTCCGCCTActggctaccccaccatctctttGCAGCAGTTTCAGGTACCCCACCCCAGTCCAGAGTTGGGACCAGAAAGAGGACAGCAGGGCCATACTCAGAGCCATACTCTGGGCAGGCCAAGTCTACCGCGATccaggcctccatcattcattgatGTAGACAGCCTACGGTCTAGACCTCCTTCCTTCCTCGAAGCAGACACATCAAGATCTAGGCCGCCGTCATTCATCGACATAGACACAATACGGACTAGACCTCCTTCTTTCATTGATGTAGATACCGGTACATTGCGATCTAGACCCCCGTCTTTCCTCGATGCGGACTCCTCCCGATCTAGAACTCTTTCattcatagacacagacacactacgGTCTAGACCTCCTTCCTTCCTCGATGCAGAGACTTCCCTTGAGATCCAGATGAGGAAGGTGAACGCTCCCCCGCCCTACCCAGGAACCGTCGTGTCTGCAGCCACCGCCACAACCTCCACCGCTCCTCAGACCCTCATCACCAACTGTGACAACCCCAACATACTGGTCACAGCAGACCCTTGTCTGAAGAAAGACGAGTTCTCACTCCACCCAGTTGGTCTCCAGTACCAGATGGGATACGAGAGGATCACGACCTTTGACAGCAGTGGGAATGTAGAGGAGGTGTGTCGCCCTCGCAGAAGACTCATACGCAACCAGAACGCCTACGCTGTTCAAGGCATGGGAGGTTCGGCCACACTTAAAGTCACCTCATCGTCTGACAGTAAGAAAGTCCATCTTCCTTACAGCTCAGCGACTCTAAGCCGCCTCTCGGTGCCACGATACTCCATACCCAGCGGAGACCCGCCCCCCTACCCAGATCCAGCCAATCAGGTTAACATTAACACGACAACACTTCCCCCTCCCCAACGCATGGACAGTAGTCACATGATTCACGCTACCTTGCGACGTGACAGGCGAGATGGGGAATCCCGCTTGAAGGTGTCCCAGATGGTTGATGCTTCAAGGACTCTACCGTCCAAGTCTAAGATCAACAGTGCTGCACTAGCGCTCTCTTACCAGCAGAGGGTGCCAACAGCTCTATATACCTGCActcagtgcagcagcaacagcagcagcaccaGTGTCAGTGTTAGCGGGGGTGGTAGTAGCAGCAGTGGCATAGCAGGAGGCACTGTGGTGCGGCAGGATTTCCCACCAGGAAAAGGTGCTCATCACAGCACCATCATTGTCCACTCCAAAAGCACTTCACCTCTTGCTTCTCAGTCATCGTACAATCTGCTGAGTCCTGTTGATAACAGCAGGGATAGGACTGTGTATGTGAACTCTGCCTTTACCGAAGACGAGGCATTAAGTCAGCAGTGTCGTCACTTGACTCTTGGGGAGGTTAGTTTGACTCTGAAACGTCCTCCGCCATACCAGTGGGACCCAAACACCGCAGAGGAGTTCTGGATACCTCAAGAACAGACTATCGTAGCTCCCCCTCCACCACCAACGCACAAGCCCCCACCCCCACTCATCTTCAGCAATGCTCAGCACCTGGACATGACGCGGCTGCCTTTCCTACTCTCAACAAAACCCCCCAGCAGCCCAAGCACTGTTACTTTCCCATTGGGTTACCAGATGTCCCTGTCACCTTTCCCTCCAGGGGGAGGTCAGGGTGGACCCCCACTCCAGTCAATGCAGAGCCCTCCACCACCCTGCCCTCCCAACGAAGTAGTTGCCCCAGTTCCCCAGTTCACCCAGCAGGACCCCAACCTGGTCTTGCCACCTGGATACCCTCCCAACCTTGCCAACCTGGCTTGCTGCCCTCTGCCACCGATGTACCCAGGAGCTAGCTCCTGTGCCGGGCTTCAGCTGCAACCTGTTAGCCTGCACCCCTGGAACCCCTACAGCCTACCCATGCAGGACCCCTCAGGCTCTGCCACCCTGCCCAGCAAGTCTCATCAACTGTTAGAGAAGCCagtcctctccccatctcctcctacggttcctcctcccccacctccttcacttcctcctcctcctccaccaaccaTGCTGCCAAAACCCAAAAGCCCTACAGAGGAGCTGACGGAATCTGCCAGTAGCTTCCAGGAGCCGTCTTCTCTAAATGAAAGCCCTGTTCCAGACCGGCAGGGGACTGACAGGTTCAGCAAGAAGAGCCGTAAACGTCTGGACAGCCGAGCTGAGGAGGCAAACATGACCACCGTCTCAGAGGGAAAATCCAAAAAGGAAGGGCGCGCCCTCTCCGACTTCAACTCCCTCATCTCCAGCCCCAGGCTGGGAGGCAGGGAGAAGAAGAAACCCAAAGGCCAGAGGGAGCAGCTGAACAAAACCAAGAAGCTCAACAGGACAAGTACCACCAACGAGTTCCAGGATAGTTCTGAGAGTGAGCCCGAGCTCTTCATCAGTGGAGACGAACTGATGAACCAGAGCCAGAGCTCCAAGAAGGGCTGGAAGAGTAAGAGGAGCCTGAGGATGGCCAGTGAACTGGAAGAGATCAAGTGCAGGAAGGCCAATGAGAGAGAGGACCGCGGGTTGGGCAGCCAGGGATTCGTCTACGTCATGGCCAATAAGCAGCCACTCTGGAACGAGGCAACACAAGTCTACCAGCTGGACTTCGGAGGACGGGTCACTCAGGAGTCTGCTAAGAACTTTCAGATCGAGTTGGATGGCAGACAG ATTTTTCCCCCTGTCTTTCTACAGGTGATGCAGTTTGGCAGAATCGATGGGAACGCCTATATCCTGGATTTCCAGTATCCTTTCTCAGCAGTGCAGGCCTTTGCTGTGGCCTTAGCCAATGTTACTCAAAGGCTGAAGTGA